TGGAGACTCTGGAGAAGGGGTCAGGTAAGGATGTTCATTGGGCACATGCAGATAATGCTTAGGCGTTGCATCCATGGCTGAGCTGTAGCTGTGCTGGGAAGGTGGTGTGGGGTAATCCTCTGGGCCTGCGGTGCTGCCGCTCACCTGTGCTGGGGGTGCCTGAGATGGAATAGCTTGTGCTTGCGTTGCCTGAGGGGCTGTCGGAGCCTGCGGCGGCTGAGCTTGTGGCTGTTGTGGTTGGTAGAAAGCTGGAGGAGGCTGTGCCTGCTGTGGAGTTGGGGGAGTGGAGGTGGCCATGCGGGAGAGGTTGGGGTTGGTGAGGGTGTGGCTGTGAAGTTGCTGCGGCTGCTGCTCAGCAATGGGAGGCAGTTTGACTGGACTAATAGACGGTGTGCTGGAGACAGGTGTGGGCTGCAGGATGGGCTGCTGGGCATTACGGAACACCTGCTGGTGCAATAGCATGCTGCTTTGCAGGGTTGGTGTTTGTGGGAGCATGCCTGCTTGACTACTTACTGGATGCACCATGCTGATCATTGGCTGACTGCACTGAGAAGATGGAGGCATGCGGTTATGCCAGTCAAACGGCACGCTTACTGGACTTACCATGCCCATACTAAGGCTCATTTGACCGGCGTTCATCACGTAGTTATGGGGGCCTGGGTTGACACCCCCTCCTTGCATGCCCACACGCCCCTGCATTGAGAGCCCACCATCTCCCAGGTCACTCAACTGTGCCAGGGAGACAGCAAAAGGGCTGGTGCTGTCCAGGATACTGCTGTGCACCATGGGGGTATTAGGGACAGACATAGAGGAGTGGAAAAGGCCGGGAGAGGGCATGGCAGCTGGTGAGGTTGGATTGGTGACATAGCCAGCGTTACTGGCGCCTCCTCGTGGTGAATCCAGTGAGTCAACAGGGGAGAGCGTGACAGAGCTCTCCAGCAAAGCACTCTGCATGTCTAGAGTCAGCCGTTTGTTGCGTCCTTTGGCTGAATCTTTCAGGCCGGAAGCGTGCTGTCCACCAATGCCTTTAGCTCCCGGGCGACGGTTCTTCTTACCCTGAGGGGTACTTTTCAGCCCTTGGAGGAAGTTGCTGGGAGGGCACATGAGCGGTGAGAGTGTGTGGCTACCAGAGAGGTGGTGACCTGCCCCTGCATGACCCTGTGGACTTCGCACAGTGTTATATTCATCCAGTAGCTGCACAATGTCATGATGCATGCGCTCCTGGGCAATATCTCGAGGGAGTCTGTCCATGTGATCTGTTATTTCCCTATTGGCAAAGTGAGCCAACAACACCTTTACTGCCTCACAGCTGCCTTCCCTGGCAGCCAAGAACAGCGGAGTCTCCTCCTAAAGATCAGAAATGGAAAAAATTAATAACATGGTATAAGtggatataaaaaaaacaacttcaaAACTCTTAAAAGCATATGACTGCATACCTTGAGGTCTTGCATATCTTTATTGGCACCATTCTTCAACAAGGCAATAGTAGCTTCAACGTTATTGACTGCTGCTGCCCAGTGCAATGCTGACTTTCCTGTGAAAAGAAATCCATGTTATGAACTCATCAGAACTAGTGTAGCTTCACATCTGGAGTGAGATATATCCAGACCTACCTATATTTTAGAACATAAAGTTCACCATGTTCCAATATAATGATAGATTTTAATCAATAATAATGAACCATACAACATTTGACAGTAGGTTATGATGagatatttagtttgtttgttaaacCTACTGTTTTTAAGGTCTACACTAATTCTAAACCAACCAACAAAGCTATATTTATGTGCACTTTCCTAGTAGCCACAGTTCTAACACTTCTAACCGTAATAAACCTACTAATGGCGAAAGTCCTAATCCTGGCCACATGATCCAGGAGGTATGTGAAATGTTTGCGAGTCTGCAGCTGGAAATTATTGTCTAAAGCAGGAACTAAATAGTACTTGTACTTACCGATTTCATCAACAGCATTAACATCAGCATGGCAGGTGATCAACTCTTCCACCATGCCCTCTACTGCCAGACGGGCTGCAAGTATCAGAGCAGTGGAGCCATCATACATGCGCGCGTCCAAGTCTGTGGCACGGTTCCTGATCAGAATCTAAAGATGCAAAATCATGGTATACATCAGGATACATCACCTTATTATAACATTAGTAACATTCAAAAATACCATACGTCAGAATAAAATACATAGCCTCATAATCTACTATTTACAGtagtctatttaaaaaaaagttattcttaAGGCCATGACTTTACCTGGAAAACTCCCTGTGCATCAGCTGCCACAGCTGCATGCAAAGGTGAGCGACCTGTGTTATCCTGTGCATTTGCATCAGCCCCAGCATCCAGGAGTCTTTTAGCTGCATCTGCCCGGGCATAGCGTGCAGCCAGATGCAGAGCAGTCTCTCCAGTGCGGTCAGTTTGAGCTGCAAGTGATGCTCCCTGGTAAATGAGGTCAGATATGATGTTGGCTGAGGATTCATCTGAGTCATCATCTTCGGTCACCTCTGGCTCAAGCCCTCCTCCACAGAAAGATGCCAGCATCAGAGGTGTGAAGCCATCTATAGTAAAATAAAAGTTGGCAaatgttttaagttcatttgttaTTCTTCTTTAAGAAATATCCAAGAAGAAGGGACAGCTGGACTTCAAACAGTAGATAAACGTATCATACCAGGGCCTCTGACATTAACATCCATGCAGTCACTGTCAAACTCTCCTTGTGGTGGTGTAAGTGCCATGGAAGGTGGCATGCGGATATCTGCTGCTGCCAAGTGATGCTGTGTCCACTGTCTGCTGTCAACTGCATCCTCACCATCTGACAGAATGCTTGGTTCTTCCACCTGCGCATAAAATGTGGACGTTAGTTAGGCTGTTAATGTACATATATAACTATCTCACTGATGCTCATAAATGTACATCAGAGGAATTTTGCTTAGTCACCTTAAGTCGCTTAGCCTCTGGGCAGTCTGTATCTATCCACTGGTCACTGTGATCAGCCAGTAGAGACTCTTCCACTGTCTTTGGCATGTGTCTGTAAAGAGTATTAAATATTAGTTAGTGCCTTTGAAGTTTCAGTGAATCATACTGATAATAGCTATAATCAAAAAACTGCATGACCAACTCACTTCATGCCCAGTGAATCTTGGCCCACAGGTTCTCTGCGGTTCTTGTTACTGCTTGTTTCCTTTTTGAGGAAGAAGCCCTCAGGGAACCAGAGTGTGCTGTGTTCACGCTTGCGGCGGGCAATCAACATGCCAACCATCAAGATTACCAACAAGAAGAGAGAAGCTACACCTACTAGCAGTAGCCTAGCCCATTCAGGTATCTCAGTAATCAAGGGCTCTCTTTTTTCACCTAAAAAAGGATTGGTAATTGATCATTTCCATGTGGGAACAACGGGACCTATGCAAGGCAAGAGTAAACCAGATATAATTGTTGATACTTACTTGTCACTTCTTTAATGGGGTATGGGAAGCGCAACATTTCCCGAGCAGACAGAGCACCAAGGTATTCAGCAGCACTGTCAGCATTGCGGAAGCAGTCATCTGAGCCCTGAGAGCACAGCCTGTTGTCTATTTCCAAATATACAATGGACCTGCAGAGAAGCCAAAGAGTAAAAGTGTAAAACTCCCAAATCTGCGCAGAGAACGCAATTCTTGGTCATTCAGGTTCCTGCTGAGATTATTACATTTAACCTGTGTAATTTTGATGATATGAAAGGGtatgtgaaatatatattttttctgaaacTCACCCAATGACCTCCTGAGGATTAAGCTCCCTTTTAATGCGCGTCTCACGGCCTGTGTAAGGTCGGATCATGTAATCTCCATTTCGATCGAGACGGAAGCGCAACGTGGTGCGTAGGATGGCACTTAGTTTCTGCAGGAAAGCTGTTTGTGTCCTTAGAAGCTCCTCTGGGGGCAGTAGGACTACAATAACAAGCATATCTTCAGCAAGGTCTTCTGGAATCTTCCTTGCACAATCCAGTCCATCCCAGCCACATTCTTCAGTATTGCATCCTTGATCACAGAGTCCATCTGCATAATGGTCAGTACAGTATGCTTCATAGATGGGGCTGAGGGAAGAGAAAGTGTATTAGGAATGGAACATCATAAACTGTTATATaaagcaagacaaaaaaaaaatgaatacagaACTTACTTGCAGACTTTCTCTTTGTTTATGCAGTCGAAATTATCGAACAGGCACTCTGCGTTATTGCAAAACTCGTCACATTGGCTGTTATTGAAGAGCCGCCAGCATCGAGGGTCTGCACAGCGTGCCCAGGGGTTTACAGCAAGAGAACAGTCACCTCCATCCCAGCGGCAGTCCAAGGAGTTGCATTCTTTGTCACACACACCGTCATTGGCCTTGCTGAAGCAGTCAGCAATAGGGCAAGGAGAAGGAAGTGGAGCCGATGGCCCAGTTTTCTGTTCACATCGTTTGCCTTTCCAGCCATTGGTGCACTGGCAGTGAAAAAATGGATAGCTGGTTTCCTCTGTACATAAGCCTCCATTGTGGCATGGCTTGGAGGAGCAGCCGTCATTGCTGCGGTGCTGACACAATGGCCCACCAAAGCCCTGAATGCAAGTACAACGTGCCCCTCGTGTGGTGAGAGTGCAACTGCCTCCATTGTAGCAAGGCAGCTCTTTGCAGTTCATGCTCCTCTCACAGTTAGAACCTGCGTACCCCTAAAAAAGAGACGATAATGATTTAAGTTACTGCTTTTGAAGTCTAGAGGAAAGTGGTAGTAACATAGTGTTAAATGATCTCATTTCAAGCCAGGATACTCACAAGCTGACAAGTGCAAGAGTATCCTGGTGGGGAGCTGCCAGACAAGGAACACACTCCTCCATTTTTACAGGGCTGAGACTCGCACACGCTGAATCTACTTTGACACCCTCGTCCTGGAGACACAATGAACTTTATTTAGACACACAACAAAATCCTGCTTATGTACCACACAGACACACTTTCACCATCCAGACATCCCTTACCTGTAAAGCCAGGTTTGCACACACATTGGTAATCATTGGGCAACTGTATGCAGTCCAAGCTGTTTGAGGGGTTGCAGGGGTTGGAAAGACATTCGTTGATGTCTCCCTCGCAACGTTCTCCAGTGAAGCCTGGAGGACAGTTACACCTGTACCCTCCAACTCTGTCCACACATGTGCCATTATTTTGACATTTGGGCATTCCCCGAGGCCATGAGGGAGTTGCACAATCATCCTCATTTATCTCACAGAGTACCCCTAAGAAAAGGTAAAGAGTAATAGGTACTTCATTCCAATGTATGTATAATACTGCTCAAATGTGTGTGGTCAGTAAACATAAAAAAGTTGTATCAAATGGGTAAACCTAAAAGTAATAAATcagggtctctgcagatatcataatgtcaaatttaagaccttttacgacctttttaagaccattaagtattaaatttaagacctatatcgcaatatcaaaaacacacaaaattaggggtaaaataaagttatttaaattgaacagtactaaagtcaggttaaatgcaccattgaactacagaaaacATCTTAATGCAGATTTATACCTTTACCTGGCACCGCACCGCACAACACACAAAATGgattaaggcttttatacttgacacgttcaccattgagatattttttttaaatgacagggggcggtccaaaaaaacaaagtaaaatcagacgaataaaaagataatcattatcattgaagatgtttttgggggccttttttttgttgttttaacaaacttatccctcaggtttttccaaagttttacaaaaactttcccctttcccatggctgttgcaatttctagccaataattattggtcattctggcaagcagaaatgtaactgtgatagaaaataggtaaaagcttgattaggtatatatatatatatatatatatatatatatatatatatatatatatatatatatatatatatatatatatatatatataatttatatatacattatatatattatagcctactgtactattcactcttcaaataaattccactatcaatcccattttatcacttaaataaagtgaactagtgtctgctgtacagtgttttgtaaagtacagtaaagtacttcaattactctgttgtggtaatactatagttgctatgataacacaacaaacgtattaaaaacaaactacccagtgctttagttttttttaaaagaaaaccggcgcgtgagcagagattcgctctctcgtattacagcgctcccgacttataaaactgcgcttgcgacatttgtcagtgaaataatggCATACTCTGCCAGGCGAAATCATGTCACGCGCACTCAAAGCAaacttccgcaaacacagcgatgatgtcacattcgccgCCTGCACTGAGTTTAatatcagaaagctgattggctattgcaagttgacctttttgtagttgtaataccgcaaattacaattggactagtgaaataaagaactaaaaacaaataaagcaacaacaacaaaaagaatttaaatgagctttagatgtagcgttacttggacatcgcaaaaataagacctgtgcaaaaatatttaagaccaagaacagcaaatttaagactttttaaagccataaatttcaaaaaatttttctctcttttttttttttccccagactttttaacactttttaagaccccgtgggGACCCTGTAAATACTAGTACAACAGATAAGTAAAAACTCttctgatttaattttaattttgcattttataaatttgaaaaaaatttacCCAGTGTTCCTGGAGGGCAGGAGCAGATGTAATGTCCCACTAAGTCGATGCAGGTTCCTCCATTCTGACATGGGTGAGACTGGCACTCATTGACCTCTCTCTCACAGTTGTTTCCCTCATAACCAGGCATACACTGTAGAAATAAACATGCCATTTTAACATCTACTCTTCAGTCTTCAGAACTTCATACTATGTAGGTAATCTGTCATCATACTATTATAAAAAAAGGTGTGTGGTATTAGTGGCTGTGGCAAGATTACTTACATCACAAGTAAATCCTCCCATGTAGCTTCTGCAGGTGGCGCCATTGAGGCAAGGTTTTTCCTCACAGTGGTCAAACTGAGACTCGCAGTAACTGCCTGTGTAGTCTGCCGGACATTTGCAGTAGTGCGTGTTGCCAGTGTTGACACAGTGTCCACCGTGGAGGCAAAGCTCATCTGTCTGGCGGCCTATGTGAGAGAGTATGTGGACCGTTGGCAAGAAGATCACAGAGAAACTGTTTAAACAATCACATGCCATTTTATATACCTCTCTGTCTGGCTGCGACTTCACAGGACACTCCTGGGATATCACAATAACGACCTGACCAGCCACCCAAACAGTCACATGTGAAGGAGGCATCTTTTTGTCTGCAGCGACCACCGTTCTTGCATGGGTTAGAGGGTCTGCACCAATCAACTGGATActaacagagagaaaaagaagctCTATGATGTTCATataaataattgtgttgattcCACTTTGACTTATATTTGATTCATCTTAATGCTTGCTTTATGTTATCCAGGCATGTTTTGGTCATGGCATAATAAAAGAATATTACCTGGCAACGTGGGCCAGTATAGCCTTTCGGACACGAGCAGCGATATGACTCCATGGCATCTTGACAAATTCCTCCATTGAGGCATGGCTGAGAGTCACACTCGTTAACTTCATACTGGCAGTAATCTCCAGTGAATCCTGTGCGGCAGGTGCATTTGAAACCATTGATCCCATCTGTGCAGGTTCCCCCATTAAAACAGGAGCTAAAACAAATAGGTGATAAGATTAAAAGCTACAATTGGCTGCAGTGTTTCTTTTATATGTTAGGACTAAATCCACAGTCTTACCTCTCAGTGCAGTCTGGTACGTTGGTCTCACAGAGAAGGCCAGTGAAGCCTGGTTTACAGGTACAAGTATAGCTGTTGACATAATCAGTGCAGGTACCACCATTCTTGCAGGGTACACTCTGACATTCATTCAACTCAGTCGCACAGCGTGCCCCCGTGAAGCCTGGCAGACAACTGCAGCGGAATGAGTTCACTCCATCAGTACAGGATCCACCATTCAGACAGGGGTCTGGCAAAATGTAAGAACAACATAAGACCACTGCAATTGTATTATCTTTGACAGCtgtattaggcttgggcggtattacggtaatatcgtataccgcgggatctaaaaatagcaacggtgtcagtttcaataccgttataccgtcataaattttttttttaaaaaggcactTTTATAGGAGTCAAGgattaaatattatgaaaatataatttatttaataattaaaatgcgtATATGTCGTTGTCATTACGGGACAGCGTGGAGAAAGAGAGAGGTGAGGAAACATGGCGAGTGGCGCACCATGTGACCTGGTTTCTAAAAAAAACACAACGGCAGCAGTTTGGGAGTATTTTGGGTTTCGACCGAACGAGAAGGGAGAGGTGGTGAATACGGAGGATGCGATCTGCAAATTATGCTACAAAAAAGTGATCGCGAGGGATGGAAATACCTCGAACCTAAGGTCGCATTTGCGAATTCACCATCCACTCACGGCTGCAAGAATGGATCAAAGTGTCAGTGCAACCGTTTCAACATCTACCGGTGCAGGAGCAACAACATCGAGGTCCACCGCCATAACGCAGCCGACGATAATGGGGGCCTTCAGCAAAACAATACAGTACAAAAGGGACAGTGCCCGTTGGAAAACCTGTACTGATGCAGTAACTAAATACTTGGCAAAGGAAATGGTTTCTTTctacactgtagaaaaaaaatcatttaaggaCATGGTAAAGGTCCTAGATGCCCAGTACGAGCTGCCTGGACGgaaatatttctcacaaacaGCCGTCCCACAATTATATAGTAAAGTTAGAGACGATGTTCAAGTGCTGCTATCAGCGGCAGACAGTTATTCTTTAACAACTGACATGTGGTCGTCAGTTAACATGACAccatatatgtctctgactgtccATATTATTACACCTGACTGGAAACTTGAATCCAAATGTCTCCAAACTACGTATTTTCCAGAGAGTCATACGGCGGACAATCTAGCTGCGACGCTTACAGCTGCACTTCAAGAATGGCAACTTGACGAGAAAAAACTCTCAGCCATAACCACTGACAACGCTGCCAACATTCATGCCGCAATCAGGTCCCTGCATTGGCCGTGGCTTAATTGCTTTGGTCACAATCTAAACTTGGCTGTCACAAATGGGTTGCACGACCAGAGGCAAAAAACCGAGCGCACCCTCGGACTATGCCGTAATATTGTCGGGGCCTTTTCACACAGCTGGCAACGTAAGCATGAACTCCACAAGAAGCAAGTGGACTTGGGTCTCCCAAAACATAGTCTCGTAACGGTAAGTATAAAACGAGAGTTCCTCAGGGGAAAGGACtcaaatctataaaataaaataaattattaaataaataaaataaaaaaacatgtttttaattgtttttatttctggGACTTATTTAGCCTAAGAAATGTGCATGCAATTTTAACTAAATAGAATAATGTACATTAATGGacgtatttatttattcgtgTATTAAggcctatttattcatttatttatccgtTAAACTAATAAATAGGCCTTAATAAGTAAATTTCGTTTATTTTAggcctatttattcattcattcgtttatgtaggcctattcattcattcattcgtttattaaggcctatttattcatttattttttatttaagcctatttattcttttatttaagcctattcatttgtttatttaagcctatttattcgtttatttaagctcatttattaatttattcgtttatttaagCCTATCTATTCGTTTATTTAAGcctatttattcgtttatttaagcctatttattaatttatttgtttatttaagcctatttattaagttattcgtttatttaagcaattttattcgtttatttaagcttatttattaagttattcgTTCATTTgagcttatttattcattcatacgtttatttaagcctatttattcgtttatttaagcctatttattcatttatttaagcctatttattgtttatttaagctaattcatttattttgttaaacggATAAGTGGAAAAATACGCCTTTGTTTATTTAGACTTACTCATTAATTATTTCGTTTATTTATGccaatttattcattcgtttatttaggCCAATTCATTAATTTcatcgtttattcattcattaattcatccatccatccgtcggCAGGACTGCGCAACTCGCTGGGGCTCCAAACTGGCAATGGTGGAGCGCATCCTCGAGCAGGCCCAAGCGATCAGACACGTCCTGTCTGATGACAGAAGGAGCAGCCTGTCCCTGACCTGGCAGGACATGGACGTCTTGAAAGCTATTCACGAAGCACTGAAACCAGTCGGTGACTTCACTGATATTTTGTCAGGAGAAAATTATGTGACCAGTTCCTGTATCCTCCCC
This portion of the Danio rerio strain Tuebingen ecotype United States chromosome 3, GRCz12tu, whole genome shotgun sequence genome encodes:
- the notch3 gene encoding neurogenic locus notch homolog protein 3 precursor (The RefSeq protein has 4 substitutions compared to this genomic sequence), coding for MGNYSLWIFLSILYLVHNSEGLLCVDTHRPCENGGMCIDSRCLCRPGYIGSLCQHLDPCHRSPCLNAAACKSQVANSIPQYTCVCQRGFRGQDCSLVDACATSPCANGARCTNWNNHYNCSCPPGYQGKNCRNDIDECRKPGKCLNGGICMNTHGSFRCECLTGYSGRTCEVPTQPCAPSQCLNGGTCHQTGDHTYECACLPGFRGHNCEDNVDDCPGHKCMNNGICVDGVNTYNCQCPPEWTGQYCAEDVNECLMQPNACHNGGTCFNTIGGHTCVCVNGWTGDDCSENIDDCATAVCFNGATCHDRVASFFCECPVGKTGLLCHLDDACVSNPCNEGAVCDTNPLNGRAICTCPAGFVGGACNQDMDECSIGANPCEHFGKCVNTEGSFQCQCGRGYTGPRCEIDINECLSMPCQNDATCLDRIGEFTCICMPGYQGKYCEVDIDECESNPCVNDGICRDMVNGFTCTCQPGFTGTMCQIDIDECASTPCQNGAKCIDRPNGYECRCAEGFEGRLCESNIDNCKPDPCHHGTCVDGIASYTCNCEPGYTGYRCENQLNECHSNPCQNGGKCVDLVNKYICQCQHGTSGTNCEINFDDCASNPCDYGICKDGINRYECVCKPGFTGPQCKDEIDECQSNPCRNGGTCVDDENGFHCQCPEGFHDPYCYSQVDECASNPCLHGTCRDDPNGYRCDCEPGWVGKNCDLDRNDCLPSPCQNAGTCFDQLNGFTCKCRQGFRGNLCQVNINECASSPCLNQGTCVDGVASFTCLCEPPYSGPTCAELLTPCSPNPCANHASCVHTPDYLGYQCNCQPGWQGHLCNNDINECTSNPCKNRGTCTNTLGGYVCSCRAGYTGPNCETDINDCSPNPCLNGGSCTDGVNSFRCSCLPGFTGARCATELNECQSVPCKNGGTCTDYVNSYTCTCKPGFTGLLCETNVPDCTESSCFNGGTCTDGINGFKCTCRTGFTGDYCQYEVNECDSQPCLNGGICQDAMESYRCSCPKGYTGPRCQYPVDWCRPSNPCKNGGRCRQKDASFTCDCLGGWSGRYCDIPGVSCEVAARQRGRQTDELCLHGGHCVNTGNTHYCKCPADYTGSYCESQFDHCEEKPCLNGATCRSYMGGFTCDCMPGYEGNNCEREVNECQSHPCQNGGTCIDLVGHYICSCPPGTLGVLCEINEDDCATPSWPRGMPKCQNNGTCVDRVGGYRCNCPPGFTGERCEGDINECLSNPCNPSNSLDCIQLPNDYQCVCKPGFTGRGCQSRFSVCESQPCKNGGVCSLSGSSPPGYSCTCQLGYAGSNCERSMNCKELPCYNGGSCTLTTRGARCTCIQGFGGPLCQHRSNDGCSSKPCHNGGLCTEETSYPFFHCQCTNGWKGKRCEQKTGSSAPLPSPCPIADCFSKANDGVCDKECNSLDCRWDGGDCSLAVNPWARCADPRCWRLFNNSQCDEFCNNAECLFDNFDCINKEKVCNPIYEAYCTDHYADGLCDQGCNTEECGWDGLDCARKIPEDLAEDMLVIVVLLPPEELLRTQTAFLQKLSAILRTTLRFRLDRNGDYMIRPYTGRETRIKRELNPQEVIGSIVYLEIDNRLCSQGSDDCFRNADSAAEYLGALSAREMLRFPYPIKEVTSEKREPSITEIPEWARLLLVGVASLFLLVILMVGMLIARRKREHSTLWFPEGFFLKKETSSNKNRREPVGQDSLGMKHMPKTVEESLLADHSDQWIDTDCPEAKRLKVEEPSILSDGEDAVDSRQWTQHHLAAADIRMPPSMALTPPQGEFDSDCMDVNVRGPDGFTPLMLASFCGGGLEPEVTEDDDSDESSANIISDLIYQGASLAAQTDRTGETALHLAARYARADAAKRLLDAGADANAQDNTGRSPLHAAVAADAQGVFQILIRNRATDLDARMYDGSTALILAARLAVEGMVEELITCHADVNAVDEIGKSALHWAAAVNNVEATIALLKNGANKDMQDLKEETPLFLAAREGSCEAVKVLLAHFANREITDHMDRLPRDIAQERMHHDIVQLLDEYNTVRSPQGHAGAGHHLSGSHTLSPLMCPPSNFLQGLKSTPQGKKNRRPGAKGIGGQHASGLKDSAKGRNKRLTLDMQSALLESSVTLSPVDSLDSPRGGASNAGYVTNPTSPAAMPSPGLFHSSMSVPNTPMVHSSILDSTSPFSVSLAQLSDLGDGGLSMQGRVGMQGGGVNPGPHNYVMNAGQMSLSMGMVSPVSVPFDWHNRMPPSSQCSQPMISMVHPVSSQAGMLPQTPTLQSSMLLHQQVFRNAQQPILQPTPVSSTPSISPVKLPPIAEQQPQQLHSHTLTNPNLSRMATSTPPTPQQAQPPPAFYQPQQPQAQPPQAPTAPQATQAQAIPSQAPPAQVSGSTAGPEDYPTPPSQHSYSSAMDATPKHYLHVPNEHPYLTPSPESPEPWSSPSPHCVSDWSDSTPSPAVTAPSQTQISQVQESNGKMQVFA